From Syntrophales bacterium, the proteins below share one genomic window:
- a CDS encoding 2-oxoacid:acceptor oxidoreductase subunit alpha — MLNKISEVSIVIAGEAGQGVQSIEATLVNIIKHSGYNVFATKEYMSRVRGGINSTQIRVSEKRRASYVEKTDIFIPLEKQAIARLSDRIQKDTLIIGEAEKLGDERVINVDFTKIATKLGNAIYQSMAAAGCACGIIGAGLEKAPAYIGKMFSPKGDDAIKSNIDAFIAGYDEGRKIATAKKYRPGLKSKLAVENELLLSGADAVAIGAIAGGCDSVFAYPMTPATGVFTALAAYQHRAGLVVEQAEDETGVINMALGAWYAGGRALVSTSGGGFALMTEGISLSGITETPVVVHLAQRPGPATGLPTRTEQGDLNLALYAGHGVFPRIIFAPGNTRQGFELAARAFDWADKFQAPVFILTDQYFVDTYYNVPMFPINAEPPEKYIVATTENYKRYALAKDGFSPRGVPGFGTGTVCSDSDEHDESGRITEDLRGISLAMKNKRMKKFAAIRKAALAPELYGPRKYKYLIVAWGSTLNSALEALELSELEETALLHFSQVYPLHRDAGKYLKKAEKTVALENSQTAQFASLLMAETGIAIKDTILRYDGFPFAADALAVELKNIFT; from the coding sequence ATGCTGAACAAAATATCCGAAGTATCCATTGTGATTGCCGGAGAAGCGGGACAGGGCGTCCAATCAATAGAAGCCACCCTTGTAAATATCATCAAGCATTCCGGATACAATGTTTTTGCCACCAAGGAATATATGTCCCGCGTGCGCGGCGGAATCAACTCCACCCAGATCAGGGTGTCGGAAAAGCGCCGGGCCTCCTATGTTGAAAAAACAGATATTTTCATACCGCTGGAAAAACAGGCCATCGCCAGGCTGTCTGACCGGATACAGAAAGACACCCTGATAATCGGCGAAGCGGAAAAACTCGGCGACGAACGAGTTATCAATGTTGATTTCACGAAGATAGCGACAAAGCTGGGAAACGCTATTTACCAGAGCATGGCCGCCGCAGGCTGCGCGTGCGGGATAATCGGCGCAGGCCTGGAAAAAGCACCCGCCTATATAGGAAAAATGTTCTCTCCCAAAGGCGATGATGCAATAAAATCAAACATTGATGCTTTTATTGCCGGTTATGATGAAGGCAGGAAAATAGCGACGGCAAAAAAATACCGGCCCGGACTGAAAAGCAAGCTTGCCGTAGAAAATGAGCTCCTTCTGTCCGGCGCGGATGCCGTTGCGATAGGGGCCATTGCCGGCGGCTGCGACAGCGTGTTCGCCTATCCCATGACTCCGGCAACTGGCGTGTTCACGGCGCTTGCCGCATATCAGCACCGGGCGGGGCTTGTTGTTGAACAGGCGGAAGATGAAACAGGCGTGATAAATATGGCCCTGGGCGCGTGGTACGCCGGAGGGCGCGCGCTTGTTTCAACTTCAGGCGGGGGATTTGCCTTGATGACGGAAGGGATATCGCTATCCGGAATCACCGAGACCCCCGTGGTTGTCCACCTCGCGCAGCGCCCCGGGCCTGCGACAGGCCTACCGACCAGAACGGAGCAGGGTGATCTTAACCTGGCGCTTTACGCCGGTCATGGGGTGTTCCCCCGGATAATCTTTGCCCCGGGCAACACCAGGCAGGGCTTCGAGCTTGCAGCCAGAGCATTTGACTGGGCCGATAAGTTCCAGGCGCCGGTATTTATCCTGACGGATCAGTACTTTGTGGACACCTATTACAACGTCCCCATGTTTCCAATCAACGCAGAACCTCCAGAAAAATACATTGTTGCAACGACTGAAAACTATAAAAGATACGCGCTGGCCAAGGACGGTTTTTCCCCGCGCGGTGTGCCCGGTTTTGGGACAGGCACGGTCTGTTCCGATTCTGACGAGCATGATGAAAGCGGCCGAATCACGGAAGACTTGCGCGGGATCAGCCTGGCCATGAAAAATAAAAGAATGAAGAAATTTGCCGCCATCCGGAAGGCGGCGCTCGCCCCGGAACTTTACGGCCCCCGGAAATACAAATACCTGATAGTCGCCTGGGGCTCGACGCTCAACAGCGCGCTGGAAGCGTTGGAATTAAGCGAACTTGAGGAGACGGCGCTCCTGCATTTCAGTCAGGTTTACCCTCTGCACAGGGATGCGGGGAAATATCTTAAAAAGGCAGAAAAAACAGTGGCCTTGGAAAACAGCCAGACGGCGCAGTTCGCGTCCCTGCTCATGGCAGAAACAGGGATTGCGATCAAAGACACTATCTTAAGGTACGACGGGTTCCCCTTTGCGGCAGACGCCCTCGCGGTTGAATTAAAAAATATTTTCACCTAA
- a CDS encoding sigma-54 dependent transcriptional regulator: MEATGENHNRSNILVVDDEEVIREGMRRILEAEGYQVQTAASGQAAGEKIQAEDFDVVITDLKMPGMDGIEVLKTIKILQPGVPVMIITGYSTVDSAVEAMKQGAFDYIAKPFTSELIIGKVKKAIDCKVSTRGNSSGQMEIFPDDGFDDFVGNSAAMRKIYRRITQVAPTDSTVLITGESGTGKELVARAIHKNSPRWDNPFVTVDCTNLPETLLQSELFGHVRGAFTGAVNNKMGLFQAADGGTLFLDEISNIGLATQSKLLRVLQERVVTPIGDIRPVPIDIRLVVATNVSLPAMLTAGSFREDLFFRINVIPINLPPLRMRKNDLPLLVSHFLQKFSGIFGKQVRGLAHEAMAVLEAYEFPGNVRELENIIERAVVLCEGDVITKAGLEMRIEEEALSQGSDVTPLSLEELKEAKKRIRERAVEPIERVFVINALKKNNWNVSRAAEHTGMLRPNFQALLKKLGISLREEQQRDEPSGKITNGRFPG, encoded by the coding sequence ATGGAAGCAACGGGGGAAAATCATAACCGCTCCAACATCCTGGTTGTTGATGATGAGGAAGTAATCAGGGAGGGAATGCGCCGCATTCTGGAAGCGGAAGGATATCAGGTGCAAACGGCGGCGAGCGGCCAGGCGGCCGGAGAAAAAATACAGGCCGAGGATTTCGATGTGGTCATAACGGATCTGAAGATGCCCGGGATGGACGGCATAGAGGTGCTAAAGACCATAAAAATCCTCCAGCCGGGTGTTCCGGTCATGATCATCACCGGCTACTCAACCGTTGACTCCGCCGTAGAGGCGATGAAACAGGGCGCTTTCGATTATATCGCAAAGCCGTTTACTTCGGAGCTGATTATCGGCAAGGTGAAAAAGGCCATTGACTGCAAAGTTTCCACCAGGGGAAATAGCAGCGGGCAGATGGAAATATTCCCCGATGATGGCTTTGATGATTTTGTCGGCAACAGCGCCGCGATGCGGAAAATCTATCGGCGGATTACGCAGGTTGCGCCCACCGACAGCACGGTGCTGATTACCGGCGAAAGCGGGACGGGCAAGGAGCTTGTGGCGCGCGCCATTCACAAGAACAGCCCGCGCTGGGATAATCCTTTCGTAACGGTAGATTGCACCAACCTTCCGGAAACATTACTGCAAAGTGAACTTTTCGGTCATGTCCGGGGGGCGTTTACCGGCGCCGTCAATAACAAGATGGGACTTTTTCAAGCCGCTGACGGCGGCACCCTTTTCCTTGATGAGATTTCTAATATAGGCCTTGCGACCCAGTCGAAGCTGCTGAGGGTCTTGCAGGAAAGAGTCGTGACTCCGATCGGCGATATCCGTCCTGTTCCGATAGATATTCGCCTTGTGGTGGCCACCAATGTAAGCCTGCCGGCCATGTTGACGGCCGGTTCTTTCCGGGAAGATCTTTTTTTCCGCATCAACGTTATCCCGATCAATCTCCCGCCGCTACGGATGCGGAAGAACGACCTGCCGTTGCTGGTTTCACACTTTTTGCAGAAGTTTTCCGGGATATTCGGTAAACAGGTGCGAGGTCTGGCGCATGAGGCGATGGCAGTGCTGGAAGCGTACGAATTTCCTGGCAATGTCCGCGAACTGGAAAATATTATCGAACGGGCGGTAGTCCTCTGCGAGGGTGACGTGATAACGAAGGCCGGTCTGGAGATGCGGATTGAGGAAGAGGCGCTGTCTCAGGGTTCTGACGTAACCCCGCTGAGTCTTGAGGAATTGAAGGAGGCAAAAAAGAGGATTCGGGAGCGGGCGGTGGAACCGATTGAACGGGTGTTTGTTATCAATGCCTTGAAAAAAAACAACTGGAACGTCTCGCGGGCTGCGGAACATACGGGGATGCTCCGCCCCAATTTTCAGGCTTTGCTCAAAAAGCTGGGGATATCGCTCCGGGAAGAACAGCAGCGCGATGAGCCATCCGGAAAAATAACGAACGGGCGGTTCCCTGGCTGA
- a CDS encoding hemolysin III family protein, translating into MALNIDISHYTPREEVANSITHGIGIVFGIGALVIMDVFAALFGDAWHVVSCSIFGATLIILYTASTLYHSIPLQKPKMLFRIIDHSAIFLLIAGTYTPFTLVSLRGPWGWSLFGAVWGIALLGVVFQVFLLRRWPLFSVGLYVGMGLIILIAIKPLLAALSPTGLQLLVAGGAAYILGLIFYGWNRLPYSHAVWHIFVLAGSALHFLAVLFYVIPLAS; encoded by the coding sequence ATGGCTTTGAATATAGATATTTCTCACTACACCCCCCGTGAGGAAGTGGCCAACAGCATTACCCACGGCATTGGGATAGTCTTTGGGATCGGGGCGCTCGTTATTATGGACGTTTTTGCGGCCCTGTTCGGGGATGCGTGGCATGTTGTAAGTTGCAGCATCTTCGGGGCGACGCTGATTATTCTCTACACGGCCTCCACCCTTTATCACAGCATCCCGCTCCAGAAGCCAAAAATGCTGTTCAGGATAATAGATCACTCCGCGATATTCCTTCTGATTGCTGGTACATATACCCCGTTTACGCTGGTGAGTCTGCGCGGTCCCTGGGGTTGGTCACTTTTTGGCGCCGTCTGGGGAATTGCACTTTTGGGGGTTGTTTTTCAGGTATTTTTGCTGCGCCGCTGGCCGTTGTTTTCGGTCGGCCTCTATGTTGGAATGGGGCTCATTATCCTCATCGCAATAAAACCGCTTTTGGCGGCATTGTCTCCGACGGGGTTGCAACTGCTTGTCGCCGGAGGTGCGGCCTATATTCTGGGCCTGATTTTTTACGGCTGGAATAGACTTCCATACAGCCATGCCGTCTGGCACATCTTTGTCCTTGCAGGCAGCGCCCTGCACTTTTTGGCTGTGCTTTTCTATGTAATTCCGCTCGCTTCCTGA
- a CDS encoding ATP-binding protein — MRISLISKLAIITSLILLVFMVFFAYINIANLQDMLLKAAISDADKLSETIIKSTHYEMLEDNRNRVYEMIQEVGTLEGVDQIRMINKSGHISFSTKKEELGRRLDKKEAGCNMCHTLGEPKVHASTMNRSRIFFDGQGRQVLGMAKAIYNEKSCYVSSCHFHPPRNEILGVLDIVVSLENMHALIRYYRNKIIVITVIILLSILLAIVFFTNRLVNRPLKNLLVQTKKIAVGNLDAVVENSSRDEVGELSDAFNKMTANLKTARRELEEWGKNLEAKVAERTNEIKQMQARLVRSEKLVSLGRLVAGITHEINNPLTGILMYADLAIRNPCLNASAQNDLNVILKESQRCAKIVRSLLSFSRESIPQKKPSSLNSVMDATIELVVSQASFQNIEIARDYQPDLPLIPFDENQMEQVFINILLNASQSMEDSGRILIRTYTDQDECVSLKITDTGAGIAEDDLEKIFDPFFTTKGEKGTGLGLSISYGIIERHGGKIEVQSTIGKGTTFVIKLPLFPQGTEAMTAGNPAF; from the coding sequence ATGCGCATCAGTCTTATTTCCAAACTGGCCATCATCACAAGCCTTATCCTGCTTGTCTTTATGGTCTTCTTTGCCTACATCAATATTGCCAACCTGCAAGACATGCTTCTCAAGGCGGCGATCTCCGATGCCGACAAATTGAGCGAAACAATCATCAAATCAACCCATTATGAAATGCTCGAGGATAACAGAAACAGGGTTTATGAGATGATTCAGGAGGTCGGCACCCTGGAGGGGGTAGATCAGATCAGAATGATCAACAAAAGCGGTCACATCAGCTTCTCGACCAAAAAGGAGGAACTCGGCAGGCGCCTTGATAAAAAGGAGGCCGGATGCAATATGTGCCACACGCTGGGAGAACCGAAGGTTCATGCATCCACGATGAACAGGAGCCGGATTTTTTTCGACGGGCAGGGAAGACAGGTTTTAGGCATGGCCAAGGCCATCTACAACGAAAAAAGCTGTTACGTCTCTTCCTGCCACTTCCATCCTCCCCGGAATGAAATCCTCGGCGTCCTGGATATCGTCGTCTCCCTGGAAAACATGCACGCATTAATCAGATATTATCGCAATAAAATTATTGTCATAACCGTTATCATCCTTTTATCCATCTTGCTGGCCATCGTCTTTTTTACCAATCGACTTGTCAATCGGCCGCTGAAGAATCTGTTGGTGCAGACAAAAAAGATAGCAGTAGGAAACCTGGATGCCGTAGTTGAAAATAGCTCACGCGATGAGGTGGGGGAGCTTTCCGACGCCTTCAACAAGATGACGGCAAATCTCAAGACCGCCCGTAGAGAACTGGAGGAATGGGGAAAAAATCTCGAGGCGAAGGTTGCTGAAAGAACAAATGAAATTAAGCAAATGCAGGCCCGCTTGGTCCGTTCCGAAAAATTGGTGTCGCTGGGCAGGCTGGTGGCCGGAATTACCCATGAGATCAATAATCCTTTGACAGGGATCCTGATGTACGCCGATTTGGCAATTCGCAATCCCTGCCTGAATGCTTCGGCCCAAAACGATCTGAATGTGATCTTGAAAGAATCGCAGCGCTGCGCGAAGATCGTAAGGAGCTTGCTCAGTTTTTCCCGCGAATCAATACCGCAGAAAAAACCATCTTCCCTCAACAGCGTTATGGATGCGACGATCGAGCTTGTTGTCAGTCAGGCAAGCTTCCAGAATATCGAAATCGCCAGGGACTATCAGCCCGATCTGCCGCTGATTCCATTCGACGAAAATCAGATGGAACAGGTTTTCATCAACATCCTGCTCAATGCAAGCCAGTCAATGGAAGATAGCGGCCGCATCCTGATCAGGACTTACACCGACCAGGATGAATGCGTCTCCCTGAAAATAACCGATACCGGAGCGGGAATTGCCGAAGACGATCTGGAGAAGATATTTGATCCCTTCTTCACAACGAAGGGGGAAAAGGGCACTGGCCTGGGTCTTTCCATTTCCTATGGGATCATTGAGCGGCACGGAGGCAAGATAGAGGTGCAAAGCACGATAGGCAAGGGAACCACATTCGTCATTAAATTGCCACTCTTTCCGCAGGGGACGGAAGCCATGACCGCCGGCAATCCGGCTTTTTGA
- a CDS encoding 4Fe-4S dicluster domain-containing protein — protein MAGKVIVVDVEKCIGCRSCQVACKQWNQLPGSQTISSGTYQNPPDLQANTWTLVRFREVAQKGGGVQWLFWKDGCLHCTNAACINVCAAGARFRLPSGGVGTDNDKCVGCQSCVAACPVGKPRYSEELNKVFKCDFCAERVENNLLPACVKACPTGALNFGEQEEMLKYAYTRAQELGKDASVYGDKILGGTHVIYVLEKKVEFYNTLPANPKVAFSDINWQELRKPLGKWEAGLGIISIAAVSIVRRRQELADNKQLKSAE, from the coding sequence ATGGCGGGAAAGGTAATCGTGGTAGATGTAGAGAAATGCATCGGCTGCCGTAGTTGTCAGGTTGCCTGCAAACAGTGGAATCAACTGCCGGGCTCCCAGACGATCAGTTCCGGCACCTATCAGAATCCGCCTGATCTTCAGGCCAACACCTGGACGCTGGTCCGTTTCCGGGAGGTGGCGCAAAAAGGCGGCGGGGTGCAATGGCTGTTCTGGAAAGACGGGTGCCTGCACTGCACCAATGCCGCCTGCATAAACGTCTGCGCGGCAGGCGCCAGATTTCGCCTGCCCTCCGGCGGCGTCGGAACGGATAACGACAAGTGCGTCGGGTGTCAATCCTGCGTCGCGGCCTGTCCTGTGGGAAAACCTCGTTATTCTGAAGAGTTGAACAAGGTCTTCAAGTGCGATTTTTGCGCGGAACGGGTTGAGAACAATCTGCTTCCCGCCTGCGTCAAGGCCTGCCCGACGGGGGCGCTCAATTTCGGCGAGCAGGAGGAAATGCTCAAATATGCCTACACGCGGGCGCAGGAATTGGGGAAAGACGCCTCCGTTTACGGGGATAAAATATTGGGCGGAACTCATGTGATCTATGTTCTCGAGAAGAAGGTGGAGTTTTACAACACCCTGCCGGCAAATCCGAAGGTCGCATTTTCGGACATTAACTGGCAGGAGCTGCGAAAACCGCTCGGCAAATGGGAGGCAGGCCTGGGAATAATATCAATCGCGGCGGTTTCGATAGTCAGACGCCGACAGGAGCTTGCCGACAACAAGCAGTTAAAATCAGCGGAATAA
- a CDS encoding FAD-dependent oxidoreductase codes for MKPIVIVGAVAAGMSAASVIKRELPDLEVIVFGRETYISYGACGAPYYISGQIRNHEDLIALAPEDAIYKRGINLKTRHEVLSINREAQTVAVKNHEDGSAFEQEYGELVLATGARSIIPAIPGIELPGVFPLKEFQSGIDLKAFLENRKPQKAVIIGGGYIGVEMAESFRGAGLEVALVEAMPRVMSIMDDDMSLLADRELRANGVEVILGRKVVGLEGDQQVHAVRLDDGSSVAADCVLLSIGVTPNSDIAVEAGLELGPRGAIKVDRYQRTSASHIFSAGDCCTVYHRLLHQDVYIPLGLTANRQGKLCGENIVLQTKGKKLKQFPGVIGTAVTRIFGLEIAKTGIGQMELDRYDLKHISSVMIKATTLPAYFPGSTDIWVKLFFEEDPRVIVGGQIVGGPGSALRINTVVAAATQGMRMDELYTLDAAYAPPISPVWDPLLIAARRGMK; via the coding sequence ATGAAACCAATTGTCATAGTCGGCGCCGTCGCTGCAGGGATGAGCGCGGCAAGCGTGATCAAACGTGAACTTCCCGATCTCGAGGTCATTGTTTTCGGCAGGGAAACCTACATCTCGTACGGGGCCTGCGGGGCGCCTTACTACATCTCCGGCCAGATCCGCAATCACGAGGACCTCATCGCCCTGGCCCCGGAAGACGCCATCTACAAGCGCGGCATAAACCTGAAGACCCGCCACGAGGTACTTTCCATAAACCGGGAGGCGCAAACGGTCGCAGTAAAAAATCACGAAGACGGAAGCGCCTTTGAACAGGAGTATGGTGAACTGGTGCTGGCTACGGGGGCCCGCTCCATCATCCCCGCCATCCCGGGCATTGAACTGCCAGGGGTCTTCCCGCTGAAGGAATTCCAGAGCGGCATCGACCTGAAGGCTTTTCTGGAAAACCGGAAACCGCAGAAGGCCGTGATCATCGGCGGCGGATACATCGGGGTCGAAATGGCGGAGTCTTTCCGGGGCGCAGGTCTGGAGGTCGCCCTGGTAGAGGCGATGCCCCGCGTCATGTCAATCATGGATGACGACATGAGCCTGCTTGCGGATCGAGAGCTGCGGGCAAACGGCGTCGAGGTAATTCTCGGCCGCAAGGTCGTAGGCCTGGAGGGCGACCAGCAGGTTCACGCGGTAAGACTCGATGACGGCAGCTCCGTTGCCGCGGACTGTGTGCTTCTTAGCATCGGAGTAACGCCCAACAGCGACATCGCGGTTGAGGCGGGCCTCGAACTGGGCCCCCGCGGCGCCATTAAGGTTGACCGCTATCAGCGGACCTCCGCCTCCCATATCTTCAGCGCCGGCGATTGCTGCACCGTTTACCATCGCCTGCTGCACCAGGATGTTTACATTCCCCTGGGATTGACGGCAAACCGCCAGGGCAAGCTGTGCGGCGAAAACATTGTTTTACAGACAAAGGGAAAGAAACTGAAACAGTTTCCGGGGGTAATCGGAACTGCGGTCACCCGCATCTTCGGTCTGGAAATTGCCAAGACCGGCATCGGTCAGATGGAGCTCGATCGCTATGACCTGAAACATATCAGCTCCGTGATGATCAAGGCAACAACCTTGCCGGCCTATTTCCCCGGCTCTACAGATATCTGGGTGAAGCTGTTCTTCGAGGAGGACCCGCGGGTGATTGTGGGAGGCCAGATTGTCGGCGGCCCGGGCTCCGCGCTGAGGATTAATACGGTCGTTGCCGCAGCCACCCAGGGGATGCGGATGGATGAGCTCTACACCCTTGATGCCGCCTATGCGCCGCCCATCTCACCGGTGTGGGATCCGCTGCTCATCGCGGCCAGACGCGGCATGAAATAG
- the fdnG gene encoding formate dehydrogenase-N subunit alpha, translating into MRVTRRVFLKISGTVLAAGGIGISVNPIAAHAKTLKIKYARKTTTVCPYCGVGCSIVVSTTSYGKVLNVEGDPDSPINAGALCSKGSSLYQVSSANLNRLQTPRYRAPYESQWKEVSWEWALDKIAANVKKSRDESFRLINEHGQAVNRTEGIASVGSAALDNEECYLYQKFLRGLGLVYIEHQARIUHSATVAALAESFGRGAMTNHWIDFQNSDCILIMGSNPASNHPISFKWITKAVERGAKLICVDPRFTQSAAKSHIYAPLRSGTDIAFLGGMIKYILDKNLIQEEYVKDYTNASFLVNPAFRMPGENGGVFSGLTDAKYDKATWSYQTDAGGKIKKDGTLKDPWCVFQLLKKHYSRYTPELVSSITGTPRDKLLEVYQEYTKTGRPDKSGNILYAMGWTQHTVGTQNIRAMSIIQLLLGNMGIAGGGVQALRGEANVQGSTDYGLLFHILPGYLGTPLASDTTFAVYNEKRTPKTHEPNSLNWWKNYPKYSASLLRAFYGMNATLDEAYSYLPKLDDGVNYSWLTLFDQMYKGKFTGFFAWGMNPAVSSANDFKVRKALANLDWMVNVNLFDNETGDFWCAPGMDPKKIKTEVFMLPCAFSFEKEGSITNSGRLMQWRYKAVEPPGEARPDAEIISDLYFRIKELYEKEGGPNKEAITRLTWDYGDSIIDGRLVEVDIHAVAREINGRFLTDKVDPVSKRAFKKGDPVPSFAFLQDDGSTSSGCWIYCNSYAENGNMAARRGTKDPSGIGLYSGWGWSWPVNRRIIYNGASVNSKGIPWDAKRAVIKWDGGKWVGDIPDGVGNPGSGRPPFIMKPDGVASLFGPGMADGPFPEHYEPLEGPLAKNLMSPQLVNPVIKRWDKPGVGTPMDVARNADPVFPIVCTTIRVSEHWQSGVLTRWQPWLVEMQPSMFIEISNELAAEKGIKNGDIVLLISPRGHAEGMAMVTARLKPFVVDGKIVHEVALPWHFGWVTTQARAYGSKEKKPEVFTFGNSANRLTPYVGDANTMIPESKAFMVNIFRKGVS; encoded by the coding sequence ATGCGCGTTACTCGCAGGGTTTTTCTGAAGATATCCGGAACGGTACTGGCCGCGGGCGGCATCGGCATCAGCGTAAATCCGATAGCCGCCCATGCAAAAACGCTGAAAATCAAGTACGCAAGAAAAACCACCACCGTCTGCCCCTACTGCGGAGTGGGGTGCAGCATCGTCGTTTCCACCACCAGCTACGGCAAGGTGCTTAACGTGGAGGGGGATCCGGACAGCCCGATCAATGCCGGCGCCCTGTGCAGCAAGGGGAGTTCCCTCTACCAGGTGAGTTCGGCCAACCTAAACCGCCTCCAGACGCCCCGGTATCGCGCTCCCTATGAAAGCCAGTGGAAAGAGGTTTCCTGGGAATGGGCGTTGGATAAAATCGCCGCAAACGTCAAAAAAAGTCGGGATGAAAGCTTCCGGTTGATCAACGAGCACGGTCAAGCGGTCAACCGTACCGAAGGAATCGCCTCGGTCGGGAGCGCCGCACTGGATAATGAGGAATGTTATCTTTATCAGAAATTTTTGCGGGGGTTGGGTCTGGTCTATATTGAGCACCAGGCCCGTATTTGACACAGCGCTACCGTAGCGGCTCTGGCAGAGTCGTTTGGTCGAGGCGCGATGACGAATCACTGGATAGATTTTCAAAACAGTGATTGCATTCTGATTATGGGCAGCAACCCTGCCTCCAATCACCCCATATCCTTCAAATGGATAACCAAGGCAGTCGAGCGGGGGGCGAAGCTTATCTGCGTCGATCCAAGATTCACCCAATCGGCCGCGAAATCGCACATCTATGCCCCCCTGCGATCGGGCACCGATATCGCCTTTCTCGGCGGGATGATCAAGTATATCCTCGATAAGAATCTGATTCAGGAGGAATACGTCAAAGATTACACCAATGCCTCTTTCCTCGTGAATCCGGCCTTCAGGATGCCCGGTGAAAACGGCGGAGTCTTTTCCGGATTGACCGATGCGAAGTACGACAAGGCCACCTGGTCATACCAGACTGACGCCGGAGGCAAGATTAAAAAGGACGGCACGCTGAAAGACCCCTGGTGCGTCTTCCAGTTGTTGAAGAAACACTACTCCCGCTACACCCCCGAGTTGGTGTCCAGCATTACGGGAACGCCCCGTGACAAGTTGCTTGAGGTTTACCAGGAGTACACAAAAACCGGACGGCCCGACAAATCGGGTAACATCCTCTATGCGATGGGCTGGACGCAGCACACGGTGGGTACGCAGAACATCCGCGCCATGTCCATCATCCAACTGCTGCTCGGCAACATGGGTATCGCCGGAGGCGGCGTTCAGGCGCTGCGCGGCGAAGCCAACGTCCAGGGCTCCACCGATTACGGGCTTCTCTTCCATATCCTGCCAGGCTATCTGGGAACTCCCCTTGCGTCGGACACGACTTTCGCCGTCTATAACGAGAAGCGCACCCCGAAGACCCACGAGCCAAACAGCCTCAACTGGTGGAAAAACTACCCCAAGTACAGCGCCAGCCTGCTTCGGGCCTTCTACGGCATGAACGCCACCCTCGATGAGGCATACTCCTACCTGCCCAAACTGGACGACGGCGTCAACTACTCATGGCTCACCCTCTTCGACCAGATGTACAAGGGGAAGTTCACCGGCTTTTTCGCCTGGGGGATGAACCCGGCAGTCAGCAGCGCCAACGATTTCAAGGTCAGAAAGGCACTGGCAAACTTGGACTGGATGGTGAATGTCAATCTCTTCGACAATGAGACGGGTGATTTCTGGTGTGCCCCCGGAATGGACCCGAAAAAAATCAAGACCGAGGTCTTCATGCTGCCCTGCGCCTTTTCCTTCGAAAAGGAGGGGAGCATCACCAACAGCGGCCGGTTGATGCAGTGGCGTTACAAGGCCGTCGAGCCGCCGGGGGAGGCCAGACCGGATGCGGAGATCATCTCCGATCTCTATTTCCGAATCAAGGAGTTGTACGAAAAAGAGGGTGGGCCCAACAAAGAGGCGATCACCAGACTTACCTGGGATTACGGAGACTCCATCATCGACGGCCGGCTCGTCGAGGTGGACATCCATGCGGTGGCCCGCGAAATCAATGGCCGTTTTCTCACCGACAAGGTGGATCCTGTAAGCAAGAGGGCCTTCAAAAAGGGAGACCCGGTTCCCTCCTTCGCCTTCCTGCAGGATGACGGCTCCACATCTTCCGGGTGCTGGATCTACTGTAATTCGTACGCCGAAAATGGCAATATGGCGGCCCGCCGGGGGACAAAAGACCCCTCCGGAATCGGGCTTTATTCGGGTTGGGGGTGGAGCTGGCCGGTAAACCGCAGGATAATCTACAACGGGGCGTCCGTCAACAGCAAGGGTATCCCCTGGGACGCCAAACGCGCCGTGATCAAGTGGGATGGCGGCAAGTGGGTGGGCGACATACCCGACGGCGTCGGCAACCCCGGCTCGGGAAGACCGCCTTTCATCATGAAACCGGATGGAGTGGCAAGTCTCTTCGGTCCCGGTATGGCCGATGGGCCCTTCCCGGAACATTATGAACCATTGGAAGGCCCTCTGGCAAAAAACCTTATGTCCCCGCAACTGGTCAACCCGGTTATCAAGAGATGGGACAAACCGGGGGTGGGAACGCCGATGGATGTGGCCAGAAACGCCGATCCTGTCTTCCCGATTGTCTGCACCACCATCCGGGTCAGCGAACACTGGCAATCGGGAGTTCTGACAAGATGGCAGCCGTGGCTCGTGGAAATGCAGCCTTCCATGTTCATTGAGATCAGCAATGAGCTTGCCGCGGAAAAGGGGATCAAAAACGGGGATATTGTCCTGCTCATCTCCCCACGCGGTCACGCGGAAGGAATGGCGATGGTAACCGCGAGATTGAAACCGTTTGTCGTTGACGGGAAGATCGTCCATGAAGTGGCGCTCCCCTGGCATTTCGGATGGGTAACTACACAGGCAAGAGCTTACGGCAGCAAAGAAAAGAAGCCGGAGGTGTTCACCTTTGGGAATTCGGCAAACCGCCTGACGCCGTATGTCGGCGACGCAAACACAATGATCCCGGAAAGCAAGGCCTTTATGGTCAACATCTTCAGAAAGGGGGTGTCTTAA